CCAAAGGCAGGCAGTTAGGatagtatgtatatatatgttgtGACTGAAGCTAaactgtatgtgtgaatgatGGCTGGAATGTGATTAGACAGCTTTTCTCTCTCCGTGTGGCTTTACCTGTTGATGACATATCACAGCACTATTGTACTCACATGATGTAGTCTGCAATGACTTGAGGCTTTGGGACATAACCAGTAGGAATGGCTCTGTTCAAGGTGCCTGGGTCTTCTGAAAAATGTATCCTCTTGCTTGTCCTCATAGAATGATCCATCTCATCCTCAAAAATAATTCTCTTGGATTTAGACTGGACCGTGGTATTAGGTGGATGTAACTGAGGTGAAAATGAGAGGAGGCACAGAGAAAATCCATTACATAGGGGAAGTGTTTATGTAGGCtatgtatttatgtgaaataataaaacctTCAACCTAAagttttgtgacaaaaaaatccttttctTAGGAATTGGGTTTTCtggcccttttccttttttcttttcttgggCTGTGTAAAATCCCATCCTGCTGCCTAAGTCTTAACCACATTGGTAtcttgttgtgtttgtgttcttttaaaacaaactaacaaactgAAGGAAACCGCACAAAGCTGGCATTGTAATGAGCATTGTTCTCAATGGACTGTGAGAGTTCACTTTTATTTCCCCTTCAGATTagattgtttttgttctgtgctgtttccaTCTTACGTTATATGCACGTGGGTCAGGCCTTATCTCTTACACAGCCATAGTTTAGTCTCCATAAACCAGGGACAGGGGATTAGTCCCAGGTTACACAGAGAATAAGAATTCACTCTTTGAAGAGAAGAAATTCCTTGCCGCTTATTTAGTTTCTTCACTTCATCAACCTGAAGGAGCCATACGCAAAAcccttaaaaatacatttttatcccCACTGCCCCACCCTCCGtttaaatgataatgtaatgaatttgtttctttgctCTGTAGCACTGGCTGGTTGTTTTTTGGAAGTTGATAAGATGTACTGCGTTATCAGCTGTTCCATTGTGCAGGGTTCCAGAATGGCTGGGATTTAATTCAAATATCTCAGTGTTTCATATGTATCGTTCTGGAGCATTGAACATAGCTGCAAGTTTATTGACCCTGAGCTGTTGTTTTATCAAACATCCTTTTGAGAGAAGCTGTGAAGGGCTGTGAGACACAGGGAGCCTCACACTGACACTACTCAAGAAAATTACTGTACAGGATGCCACATAGgcctaaaacaaaaaaaaaaaagaaaatgaactctGTCCTTTTATCATCcacacagcattttcacatgGGGGGTATGCCAAAGGGGAGAAGAGTAAGAGGGAcccacctccttctccagcgCCTCTTTAGCTTGGCGTGCTGCCTCATGCCGCCACATCTTCAGGCACACCAGAAAGCTGATGAGGTACATGAGCATGTTAATAAATATGAAGGCTGTGCCGGCCATCTGTCCTCCTTCCACCCGGCAGAGGGTGGATATAAGAGGGTTGAAACCAATTGTCAAGTAGCACAGCCCCCCGCGATTGAGGTCATTAACGTAAACAATTCCAGCCGCCATATAGAGCAGGAAAACGGCCACATTAATGACAGACTCTGTGAGGGGCCACCAGTGAGAATCCAAGAGGATGGTGCGGTAGTACATGGTCAATCCCAGCACCAGAAGAATGACAGTCACAAGCCATGCCAGACCAGCCACTGCTAACACAAATGGGGTCATGGGGCCATTATAGTAGTACCCTGATGTCCCATATCCACCATATATGTAACTGGGACCCTGGAAACCATACAGGTTATACCATTCGCTATCCTTCTGGATGTaggcacacacgcatgcaaacaccATGCCTCCAAATAGGAGCTGGATGCCGGCTAGAAGTCTCAGCAATCCTGGCCACGATTTCATATAGGAATATTTCTGCTGGTAGACCTCAAGCTTCTCTGCGTAGTACTGGGCTGGGTGGATACTGGTCAACTCTGATCCCTCAAGAGGGTCCTGACCTTCTGCTTGGGAGTAACCTGTGGGGCTGTCAGTTAACAACGGCTTCTGGGAACTCTTGCTGGATCTTAAGGAATCCTGTTGGTCCCAGTACCTCTGTTGCAGCTGAGGACTCACGGGTGGGCTTACCCGAGTTCCATTGGGCAGGATAGTCCTCTCTGTTAAATTCTGGTGAGTTGCACCATCGCCCCTCCTCCATTTCCTAAAGAGGCCACTCCATGACTGCGGGAGGAGATTTTTCTTCATCTTGTCCCGTAGCTTTGCTTTCCGCTGACCCAGTGCATGTCCAACCAGAGGGCTGCTGGACAATGGGGAGCTCTCGCTGGATCTGTTAGAGTCCTGGTCTGAGATCCTTGGGAAAatgcgttctgaaagtgtgaTGGGAGAGATCTTTCTTTGAGGAACAGCTTCATCCAGATCTTCAGAGAGATCAAGGAGAGgtttcctctttcttctgttCTCTGAGCTGCTCCTGGAGGAATAGCGAGCATCCACAGACATCATGCTATGGTCTTCTTTTATTCAGGACAGAGGGATGGAAGGATAAGGGGAGCCCTGACAGCCTAGTCATCCATTGTGCTCTCTGCAGAGAATAAAAATTTCCCTTAGAAGTTTTAATTCAGATTCAGGGAAAAATGTTTCTGGCAAGGGGACAAATTAACAAAGGATTACAAATTTATACATCAGGaaaattctggaaaataaaatgtacattatattattttgtttaagaggagtgaaaatgcagtgtagatgtagtgtagtgtagtgtagtgaaCAGAATAAGGACAGTTTTCCAAATGGATAATTAAATGAACCAATTTCCCTTCAGCATCATTATGGTAACACAAAACAGGAAACCCAAACAACAAtctatttatgtattatataatgCACTTTAAGAATTAAATTAAGGATTATTTCTTCTCTGCAGTGGTTCCTACTGTTTCATGATACTTTTCTGCATCTTCATATAACCTTTCCTAGTTAAACATTCAACACAGCatcagattatttatttattttaaggaaaaatgttaacattataaataatagGAACATGGAAAACCATGTTAATAAGAACCTCTCAGTTAATTGGGAAATGGTAAAACATTCCATGCTTTAAccacagctttgaacaaaaataCTATTTCTTACCTGGGTTTGAGAGAAAGTGATCAAGCCAGCATATGCACGTCAGAAGCAATTCAATTGTTACACCAAAATATGAGCTTCTCCTTCCAGAGTAACAGCTCCTCGTGCTCCCAAGCCCAACATACAGCCCCAGATGGAGCACAGAATAGCCCTTCCCCCCAGCATGTCTACATTGCTGTGGTACTTACGTCAAAACAAAGAGGGCTTTAACTGAACTTTTTTGCAGAGCTGCCAAAAGACTTGTCGCTCATAAAGTTTACTTAAACTGCCCAAAACAACTAAATTTGTCTCTCAAAGAATAACTTTTTACACAGCCCACAGATTGAGCTGTGGCAGTTAAGACagaatcaaaacattttgcatgttcCAGCTATTAACAGTGACAAAAGGCCCTGTGATTAAATAACGACTTTGTTTACTGTACCTTGTTGTTGGAGGCCACTCAAGATAGCCCAGGAGGACAGTTATCTGGGAGGAAAACAAGGTTTTGTCAAAATGGCTGCTGCCTGAACAGGCCCTTCAGGTGACTTACTGCTGTTATCGCCTCAGTGGAGGagcagcttaaaaattaaaccTGGTGAGCCCTCTCGAGGCTGGCACTGCAAGGTTAAGCTTTGGAGCATTCATGTTAGGGAGTGGgtataaacacacataacacatcTGTGAAGCACTAAGtcaatgtaatttgtttttagatttatatgttatgaaaatgtattattattattgaaacaATTTCTGGATTGCCATTTGCCACCATCgtgttaaatgtgtgtgtttatgtgtgtgtgtgttgcagaagCCATCTGAACATCTTAGATTACCTTGATGAGACAAAATTCCAGCAGTCCAGCAATCTATCATCTAGATCAAGAGCTAATCAGCACTAGATCTGAAATCTTATGTtatgtgaatatgaatttgtgtaaacaaataaaaaaaatgttcttttttacaGTTACAATGTACTTCACAttaatcaacaaaaatgttaaatgttgatCATacaatttctttaatttctttgaatttctttaatgtttacagatgagcattgatttaatttaaattagaGAGGTCTAAAATATCCTTAATATCTTCTATGCACAAGTTTTCCTCTATCTTTCATTTTACTGCCACAAATCCACAGCAGCAGTACAATCGATACTAAATAAATTAGACGGATAAGATTCCTGTTCCTCAttacttcttttttctttgtgggtCTAATTTATCTCGAGAGATTTGATTATCTGGGACCCTTCATCCTTTCCTGGTTAACCCTTGAAGACCCTAACTCCTAAACAAAAACACTCAAGCAATAAATGTAACCATAAAACTCACCTCAATCACTCTGATTTAATACACAATGCACACTGTAATCCACTGTTGAAATGTTATCTTCCCTCAATTGTTGCAAGAATATAATGTGACAATTTGCCGTGTTAATGGTTGGacttttgtgtgaaattttaccagcagggggcagcagtgatCTGTCATCAGTATGACTACCAGGCCTCTTTCTTACTGTCCCATTCTTTGTCTCAATTTTGAATTTAGATGCTTCATTTTCTCTGACCTTGCAAACTATGTTATTGCAAAAGTGATATCAATATTCAGCAAATAATAACAGgtaataaaatacataactcATGCATTGTGCTATTTTAGTTATTATCCTTAATTGCTCCCCAAGCTATGATATCGtaaattaaaagtaatttaattttctgatATTTGTAGGACTGTAGGTGAAGGTTAGTACAGAAAGTAAAATTTATAAActaacatgaataaatgtgttattatatGATCATGTGTTTTGGAGCactcaaaaaacacaatgtcaaATCAGTACCAATTGAccttataaaaacacaaaacatttgctGAATTACCTCAGAAATACCTATTTATTAACTATTGAAAGAGTGTTATTATATCACCTGTGAATGTCCCCAACGTAgttaaatacataattatttgGCTACTGCACTAATTTAAATATATGCCTTACCTCTGTCAAACTATGAAGAACTTTGGAGTGAGGACCTCTGgccatttcattattttatgaagcattaaaaatgcttccatctccctgtctctctgtctctctttctatGTCATCATCTCtatctcattctctctctatctcaaCCCCtatttctctccatctctccctcactctttatccttctctctctctctttgtctccctcagagagagagagagccagtctctgctgctgctccccaGAATGTTACAACCCTGCAGCCTTGTTCTAATGTCCTTAGAACATGTCTCTTCTGTCATGTGTAAAAAACGCTCTGGGTCTGATTTCCACAGCTCTGCTACAAGGGTAGCTTTCAAAATTGCTGAGCAGCTATTTACACTGTCAGTTCCTACTCTATCAAGCACAGAGTAGGAAACTgtgaatgaaatatatttcatggaGAGAGTTATAAAATAAGAAATCAAGAACACATGTGACAGCTGATAAAACTGAACAACGGAACTATATACTTAccaaatgaacaatgaaaaacatcaaTACCATgattaaatgtctttttgttttattttgtatctttaaAAGGATTCACTCTGACATAAATGTCTACTaaagttctttttcttttcatggaattgtcatttttttctgtttttgttattctttttttgacaTAATTTGCTACAATTTAAAATTGTTGAAGCcaccagtgatttttttctaaagtaactgtaatgcaataaaagagctacactgcacagcactACAGATCTGACCCCTGACACCAGACTGCTTACATGTATTTGCATAAAGTTTGAGATATGAGGTCCATTCACACATAACTCTTCCTTGTTCCAGTCCCCTCAGCATGGCTGTTCTTTGTCGCttctatctctccctctgctaATCCTTATCGATTCGAAGTGAATATCCTTATAGCACTTCTCTTTTCCATCTAGGACTCTTACTGCCATTGGCTCTCCACCAGACATACTCAAACTGTAGTTTAAGTTTGCAGCTGTCTTTAGTTAATATAGCTGAAACCAAAGTAGATGCATCATTCTTAATAGGCTAACATTGCAAGGCAGTACAGAAGATCTTTGTCAGAAATATCTGATATGTTCCAGTGACACTTCACATATAGTTACAGTTATAAGCAGCTAATGAATTCAAAGCTGCAGCATTGGCATTGTGCAGCAGGGGTATAATCATAGATGATCCTTGTATCAGGGATCCGGTCTCTGGCTGTTTGAGGACATAAGAATATAATGCCCtatcaaaaatgacaaaaactggAAATTCTCTAAAAAACTGGGATGATGTCCTACTAAATGGACCTGTCCTACGCAACATATCTGTGAGAGAAGAGGTGCTCGGAGCCGCAAGTTGCTTGCGAAGCACATGTCAAAAATctttcacactgaaacacagcgcTGTATGTATAGAGAATTGAAGCTCTGATTTGAAGCCCCAGGCAGTGAAAAGTGGCTTTTAAGGAGTAAAATGGTCCTGGGGCACCACAGTGTCAAGTCATGGGGGAAccaatttttaatgtttcattccatttcCATCACGAGTCCCGAAGTGCAGTGGTGATTGATGTGGGGAGTGGGAGAAAGCTGGGAGATTCATCAGCAGCTGCGAAAGGAATCACAGAGCGTCTGCCACACTGTCACCAAGGAACCCTCCCTTCTAGATAGATGAACGCTCCTGCCTTCAAAAAGTGCTTTTTTGAAGGGTATAGATCAGCTGCCAAATCACCTGCAGCAAATAACATATAGGAAGACAGCATCATTTATCAGACTTTCCTCTGAAAGGGCATTTACACATGCAGATATTTACAGGGTGTCTCCACTGTGACTATTTTTAAACCCTCCCTTGCACATGATTGGTGAATAATTGATTGTTGCAATGTCTTTGAAGTGTACGTGATGCAAAAATGTTATGTGGCAGTCCTATAGCAACCCggtgaaatatttttgtcaagTTTGTCAGACTGCACCAGAAGGAATTAGGTATATTTGTTATTGTCTGGACAGCCAGGGAAGTCATCAAAATACTTCCTTTCTAATCATCAGAACTGGCCTGGAGTCCTCAGGATACTTCAACAGAGGCAAGGCATATCATTTGATGCATTGCCTTCCTTTTCCAGACCACTGTATGCAAAGTGACTGTAGgcatttaagatgttttttttttttttaccactgtgTCATAGCTGATGTCTTGAGTTCAGAAATTTGATGAGAATGTATGAgatttgtaaatttaatttttcagtgtttcaaatgCTGAACCCAgctacaacaaatacaaatgcaagaACATATTAAGAACATAATCAATGCCAAAACTAAGCACACACAAGATTTTTGTGATATAAAACAAGGCCTTGAAAGCAAAtccatgtgacttttttttgttttatgttttttttttttttttgtagttagTTTGACCGTTGACCTGAACCATCTAGTATATAACCTTCAAATTGCAGagtgaaaatgtcacttttaatgttttattttaataataaagcTCAAAAAGATCAAAATAGCTACATACTTTTCAGCTCAATATTAATAGACAGACCTAAAAAGGCCTTTCTTACATAGTCCCCTGACTCCCAAAAAGCTGCAAGGGGAGATGACATTGCATAAAATCCAATGGCATTTATACGTCTCACATACTGTAAGTTAATACTGATATACTTGTAAACATATAATATTGTGATCTGTTAATAGGAAATTATTAATGTGTAATAAACATACCtaaataaatggaataaaatgggACCTTTGCTTTTCAAACACttattgacacacacacacacacacatatcagtGTATTTGACAGTTAAGGCTAAGCAATTGTATTTATCATTAATAGATTTCATTTtagttaaaaatgttttggaagcAAATAACCCAACTTACTGTGACATGGTCATGACACCATCATTTCAAAGACACTTTAGCCAGCTgtgtatcatttaaaaaagttaGAATATCACAAATGTGATCATATTAATTGTTTGCTTCAGAAGGTTCaggttaaatatttaatcttaTCTCCACTTACACACCTTTGAAATACACACTGTAGCAATGCACAGGTTAACAGGGGTTAAGAAAGTGGAAACTCATAGTAACAATGTTTGACATTTGCATCTGCCTCAGCCGCAGTGTAATAGCATTAGGCCCTGACTCCAAACAGGATGTGTTGTTCTTCACAGTGCAGAATGTCAGCAGAGGTTTGCTAATCATGATAATTGATGCAGTCACACATTTAGACATTTTCTGTCTGAGGTTTTGCAGCAGTAGTGTATTGATggaggaagtaaaaaaaaaaatctttggcaTTTCTCTTGCCAGATACTGCTCCTGCTGAATCCTAATGATAACTGATAAAAGGTGAAAAATTGCCCTTAAATGCACTGTAGTGCTATAAGGATCAAAGGAACAGAATTCGATAATTCGAAGCAGAAGCACAGAGCATCAATCCACAGCTTTCAGGCTGATGCATGGACTAGTCATTTGACACATCGGTATTTTTACATACCACTACTACTGATGTGTAGACATTCTGTGTACTACACTGTATGCAGTGCACATCACAGGAGCTGGTATTACTAgtgattttacattaaattgcatttactGTCAGATTCCTTACATGACAAGTGTTCATGtaacattaattacattttatgttccTCACAAAAGAGCTGAATTTTCATGCATCTCTTCACAAGTCATGTTAAGAATCCTCCAAAAAGATACAACGGGAGTGTCTAGGACTCAAACACACAACCGTCCAGTTATGGGATCAACAGCACAGCTTCACCTTTACATTCTGACATATGTTAATTTCAGAATTACTCTAGAAAAATATTCCACAGTGCATCCTTTTCCTGAGGAATCAGAATGGAATGTCTATTCATGAACATTCCAAAGGGTAGATTTTTGATCTCTGTATTATAAAAAGCTTGATGGTGCCTTACCATGTTATTGAGGCCATGGGTAATGTTATTCAGACCACTGGCCACTTAACTGaacacattcagaaataaaattagGCTGCCCCAGAATACACTGATCAGTTTTTCTCCTTAAATATCTCAAGTGCCTGTTCTAAATCTCTGTGGTTGTGAGATAATTAGCATGTTTGTATCCGGGTGTAATCCACTGGGCTTCAGAACAACACTTAGcatcaaattaaataaaggaCCTACCCTCATCAGCTCTGCTGTAGAATATGAGCTCTCCTCATCCCCCATGCCATCCTGTGACAGCCCAGTGACCATTGTGAAGTGAAGCCACTGC
The nucleotide sequence above comes from Megalops cyprinoides isolate fMegCyp1 chromosome 2, fMegCyp1.pri, whole genome shotgun sequence. Encoded proteins:
- the LOC118771330 gene encoding MARVEL domain-containing protein 2-like, which gives rise to LRDKMKKNLLPQSWSGLFRKWRRGDGATHQNLTERTILPNGTRVSPPVSPQLQQRYWDQQDSLRSSKSSQKPLLTDSPTGYSQAEGQDPLEGSELTSIHPAQYYAEKLEVYQQKYSYMKSWPGLLRLLAGIQLLFGGMVFACVCAYIQKDSEWYNLYGFQGPSYIYGGYGTSGYYYNGPMTPFVLAVAGLAWLVTVILLVLGLTMYYRTILLDSHWWPLTESVINVAVFLLYMAAGIVYVNDLNRGGLCYLTIGFNPLISTLCRVEGGQMAGTAFIFINMLMYLISFLVCLKMWRHEAARQAKEALEKELHPPNTTVQSKSKRIIFEDEMDHSMRTSKRIHFSEDPGTLNRAIPTGYVPKPQVIADYIMKYPEIHSVEDREQYKAVFNDQYQEYKELHCDINATLKKFSELDAMMGKLLSEINSYEEQRRIQQIMRKYNEKKNDPAFSEKRERYEYLKAKLKHIKSRIQDFDQDFYMEPEERKGQHLRKQPT